A genome region from Vicinamibacterales bacterium includes the following:
- a CDS encoding protein-L-isoaspartate(D-aspartate) O-methyltransferase — MVEDAFAEARERMLTEQIVVRGIRDERILGAMRAVPRHAFVPPDQQSRAYQDSPLPIGHQQTISQPFIVALMTVLVRPSSTDRALEIGTGCGYQSAVLAQVVAEVFSIETIDALARDAQERLVRLGYATVHVRLGDGYDGWPDRAPFDIVIVTAAPPQVPQTLIAQLAPGGRMAIPVGPSDAQVLQLIEKGRDGQVTTRDVAPVRFVPMVETSSRA; from the coding sequence ATGGTCGAAGATGCCTTCGCAGAAGCGCGCGAGCGCATGCTCACCGAGCAGATTGTCGTCCGTGGCATTCGAGACGAACGGATCCTCGGGGCCATGCGCGCCGTGCCACGCCACGCGTTCGTCCCGCCCGACCAGCAATCCCGGGCCTACCAGGATTCGCCCCTGCCGATCGGACACCAGCAGACGATCTCTCAACCCTTCATCGTGGCCCTGATGACCGTACTGGTCCGGCCCTCGTCGACCGACCGCGCGCTCGAGATCGGCACGGGTTGCGGTTATCAGTCGGCGGTGCTCGCGCAGGTTGTCGCCGAGGTCTTCTCGATCGAGACGATCGACGCCCTGGCGCGCGACGCGCAGGAGCGACTCGTCCGACTGGGGTACGCGACGGTGCACGTCCGCCTGGGCGATGGCTACGACGGCTGGCCCGATCGCGCGCCGTTCGATATCGTCATTGTGACGGCCGCCCCCCCGCAGGTGCCGCAGACGCTCATCGCGCAGCTGGCACCGGGCGGCCGCATGGCCATCCCCGTCGGCCCATCCGACGCTCAGGTCCTGCAGCTCATCGAGAAGGGTCGCGATGGCCAGGTGACCACGCGCGACGTGGCACCGGTTCGATTCGTGCCGATGGT
- a CDS encoding amino acid permease, whose translation MPVDTSSRLLERRLGPLDAAAIVISNVIGVGIFITPRIIATATPHPFVFIGVWVAGGLLAFVGAMAYAELGTLRPRSGGEYVYLREGFGPLAAFLTGWTSFVAGFAGAMAAGALGVSEYLGRFIPAAGDATPLLTIPVPWLPLVFSRRSLVALSVIIALALIHIRGLGPGRLVQNALAGVKVGALALFVAIGLSFGHGSLTHLADVSVSTPLNLPLAFILVMFSYSGWNAASYVAEEIRDPGRNVPRALALGTGTVVLLYVGLNVLYLYAVPIGEIANGGQSEIAMVAAERLLGPVAATLLGALAVVVLSGSLSAMTVAGPRVYFAMARDGAFFRFAARIHPRFHTPWVSILAQAVWASVLVLTNTKDQLAEYTGFAVLLFSAIAVSTVFVMRRRHPDEPRPFKAWGYPVAPAIFVVVSLAITVAAIAGRPGPSLLGAGIIAAGIPIYWIFKARNKDAGL comes from the coding sequence GTGCCCGTCGATACGTCTTCTCGTCTTCTCGAACGTCGTCTCGGCCCGCTGGACGCTGCCGCGATCGTCATTTCCAATGTCATCGGCGTCGGGATCTTCATCACGCCGCGGATCATTGCGACGGCGACTCCGCACCCGTTCGTCTTCATCGGGGTGTGGGTGGCCGGAGGCCTGCTGGCTTTCGTCGGCGCCATGGCCTACGCCGAACTCGGCACGTTGCGGCCGAGGTCGGGCGGTGAGTACGTCTATCTGCGCGAGGGGTTCGGCCCGCTGGCCGCGTTCCTGACCGGCTGGACGTCGTTTGTCGCCGGCTTTGCCGGCGCGATGGCGGCCGGCGCGCTCGGTGTGTCCGAGTATCTGGGCCGGTTCATCCCGGCCGCGGGCGATGCCACCCCGTTGCTCACGATTCCCGTGCCGTGGCTGCCGCTGGTGTTCTCGCGGCGCAGCCTCGTCGCGCTGTCGGTGATCATCGCCCTGGCTCTCATTCACATCCGCGGTCTCGGTCCCGGTCGTCTCGTGCAGAACGCGCTGGCCGGCGTGAAGGTCGGCGCGCTCGCGCTGTTTGTCGCCATCGGCCTGAGCTTCGGCCACGGCAGCCTGACGCATCTCGCAGACGTGTCCGTGTCGACACCACTCAACCTGCCGCTCGCGTTCATCCTGGTGATGTTCTCGTATAGCGGCTGGAACGCGGCATCGTACGTGGCCGAGGAGATCCGCGATCCCGGACGGAACGTGCCCCGCGCACTGGCGCTCGGCACGGGCACGGTGGTCCTGCTGTACGTCGGGTTGAACGTCCTCTACCTGTACGCCGTGCCGATCGGCGAGATCGCCAACGGTGGCCAGTCGGAAATCGCCATGGTGGCCGCGGAGCGACTGCTCGGACCGGTGGCCGCGACGCTGCTCGGCGCGCTGGCGGTTGTCGTGCTCTCGGGGAGCTTGAGCGCGATGACCGTGGCGGGGCCGCGCGTCTACTTCGCGATGGCCCGCGATGGGGCGTTCTTTCGGTTCGCCGCCCGCATCCATCCCCGGTTCCACACGCCGTGGGTGTCGATCCTCGCGCAGGCCGTCTGGGCTTCGGTGCTGGTGTTGACGAACACCAAGGACCAACTCGCCGAGTACACCGGCTTCGCGGTGCTGCTCTTCTCGGCGATCGCCGTCAGCACGGTCTTCGTCATGCGCCGCCGTCATCCGGACGAGCCGCGGCCGTTCAAGGCGTGGGGTTATCCGGTGGCGCCTGCCATCTTCGTCGTCGTCTCACTCGCCATCACCGTCGCGGCCATCGCCGGCCGACCGGGGCCGTCGCTGCTCGGCGCCGGGATCATCGCGGCCGGGATTCCCATCTACTGGATCTTCAAGGCGCGGAACAAGGACGCCGGGCTGTAG
- a CDS encoding M20/M25/M40 family metallo-hydrolase, whose product MRYICGPVLVLLATANLIAGQVPVRTLNTDERLARDIFKELIEIDTTDSTGDCTKAAEAMASRFRTAGFGPGDVQVLGPSPKKQNVVARLRGTGAGRPILLIAHLDVVEARRDDWSFDPFVFLERDGYYYGRGTSDIKSGAAVLAANLIRLKQEGYRPARDLIVALTADEEGGTANGVEWLLQHRKDLIDAEYCLNTDSGGGSLRQGVKTANELQTSEKVYLSFTLETRNSGGHSALPVKDNAIYHLAEGLSRLARFEFPARLNETTRAFFERMAGVVKGAVGADMKAVAANPLDAVAAARLAAASAYYNALMRTTCVATRLEGGHADNALPQMARATVNCRMLPEDSPGDVQAALVRVLADPAITVRPNGAPRPSPASPLRPDVVRGVERVTTAMWPGVPVVPIMSTGASDGLLLRRAGIPVYGVSGLFDDIDDVRAHGRDERMAVWAFFDGLEFMYRLEKELAGEPLAAGERR is encoded by the coding sequence ATGCGATACATCTGTGGTCCGGTCCTCGTCCTGCTAGCCACCGCGAATCTGATCGCCGGCCAGGTGCCGGTCCGGACGCTGAACACTGACGAGCGGCTGGCCCGGGACATCTTCAAGGAACTGATCGAAATCGACACCACCGATTCGACGGGTGATTGCACGAAGGCCGCCGAGGCGATGGCCTCGAGGTTCAGGACGGCGGGGTTTGGACCCGGCGACGTCCAGGTGCTCGGGCCCTCCCCGAAGAAGCAGAACGTCGTCGCGCGCCTGCGAGGCACCGGCGCAGGCAGGCCGATCCTCCTCATCGCGCACCTCGACGTGGTCGAGGCGCGGCGCGACGACTGGTCGTTCGATCCGTTCGTGTTCCTCGAGCGCGACGGGTACTACTACGGGCGCGGCACCAGCGACATCAAGTCTGGCGCGGCCGTGCTCGCCGCCAACTTGATTCGGTTGAAACAGGAGGGCTACAGGCCGGCCCGCGACCTGATCGTGGCCCTCACGGCGGACGAAGAGGGTGGCACCGCGAATGGGGTCGAGTGGCTCCTGCAGCACCGAAAGGACCTGATTGACGCCGAGTACTGCCTCAACACGGATTCCGGTGGCGGCTCACTGCGACAGGGCGTCAAGACCGCCAACGAGCTCCAGACGTCGGAGAAGGTCTACCTCAGTTTCACGCTCGAGACGAGGAACAGCGGCGGACACAGCGCGCTGCCCGTGAAGGACAACGCAATCTACCACCTGGCAGAGGGGCTCTCGCGGCTCGCCCGGTTCGAGTTCCCGGCGCGCCTGAACGAGACGACCCGCGCGTTCTTCGAACGCATGGCTGGCGTCGTGAAGGGCGCGGTCGGCGCGGACATGAAGGCGGTTGCAGCCAACCCCCTGGACGCCGTCGCGGCAGCGCGGCTCGCGGCGGCCTCCGCCTACTACAACGCGCTCATGCGGACCACCTGCGTCGCCACTCGCCTCGAAGGCGGGCATGCGGACAACGCGCTGCCCCAGATGGCCCGCGCCACGGTCAACTGCCGGATGCTCCCGGAGGATTCACCGGGCGACGTGCAGGCGGCGCTGGTGCGGGTACTGGCCGATCCGGCAATCACGGTCAGGCCGAACGGAGCGCCGCGTCCCTCGCCCGCGTCACCCCTTCGCCCCGACGTCGTGCGCGGCGTCGAGCGCGTCACCACCGCCATGTGGCCGGGCGTGCCGGTCGTTCCGATCATGTCCACCGGCGCCAGCGATGGTCTGCTCCTGAGGCGCGCCGGCATCCCGGTCTACGGCGTCTCCGGGCTCTTCGACGACATCGACGATGTCCGTGCACACGGAAGGGACGAGCGAATGGCGGTCTGGGCCTTCTTCGACGGCCTGGAGTTCATGTACCGCCTGGAGAAGGAACTCGCCGGAGAACCCCTGGCAGCCGGCGAACGGCGCTGA
- a CDS encoding chemotaxis response regulator protein-glutamate methylesterase has translation MLLRHRVLIVDDSALMRQLLSDLLSRDPALEVVGVAHDPYGAIEKIKALRPDVLTLDVEMPRMDGLTFLEKLMRAHPMPVVMVSSLTERGCATTLRALELGAVDFVTKPRIDVARGTVDLADEIVDKVKAAASAHRFVAGRTRPRPAQARPAETVAHFDGTHKVLAIGASTGGTEALRELLGALPPTSPGVVVVQHMPEKFTKSFAERLDSLCQIRVREASDGDRVLPGHALIAPGNFHLTIVRSGAEYRARVSVSEPVNRHRPSVDVLFRSCARALGANGVGVILTGMGNDGAHGLLEMRQAGARTLAQDEASCVVFGMPREAILLGAAEEVLPLERLADAALRMASGRRPAATP, from the coding sequence GTGCTCCTACGACATCGCGTCCTGATCGTGGACGACTCGGCGCTGATGCGCCAGTTGCTGTCCGACCTCCTTTCGCGAGACCCGGCGCTCGAGGTGGTCGGCGTCGCTCACGATCCATACGGCGCCATCGAGAAGATCAAGGCGCTGCGCCCGGATGTGCTCACGCTCGACGTGGAGATGCCGCGCATGGACGGGCTGACGTTCCTCGAGAAACTGATGCGCGCGCACCCGATGCCGGTGGTCATGGTGTCCTCGCTCACCGAACGGGGTTGCGCGACCACATTGCGCGCCCTCGAGCTGGGAGCGGTCGATTTCGTCACCAAGCCCAGGATCGACGTCGCCCGCGGCACGGTCGACCTCGCGGACGAGATCGTGGACAAGGTGAAGGCAGCCGCATCCGCGCACCGCTTTGTGGCCGGGCGGACGCGCCCGCGTCCAGCGCAGGCGCGCCCGGCCGAGACCGTGGCTCACTTCGACGGGACGCACAAGGTGCTGGCCATTGGCGCGTCGACGGGCGGCACCGAGGCCCTGAGAGAACTCCTCGGCGCCCTGCCGCCCACCTCACCAGGCGTCGTCGTCGTGCAGCACATGCCGGAGAAGTTCACGAAGAGCTTCGCGGAGCGTCTCGACAGCCTGTGCCAGATCCGCGTGCGCGAGGCGTCCGATGGCGACCGTGTGCTGCCCGGGCACGCCTTGATTGCACCCGGCAATTTCCATTTGACCATCGTGCGCAGCGGCGCCGAATACCGGGCTCGTGTGTCCGTCTCCGAGCCGGTCAACCGTCATCGCCCGTCGGTGGACGTCCTGTTCCGGTCGTGCGCCCGGGCCCTGGGCGCGAACGGCGTCGGCGTCATCCTCACGGGCATGGGGAACGATGGGGCGCACGGATTGCTCGAGATGCGGCAGGCGGGTGCCCGGACGCTGGCGCAGGACGAGGCGAGTTGTGTCGTCTTCGGGATGCCGCGCGAGGCCATCCTGCTTGGTGCCGCCGAAGAGGTGCTGCCGCTGGAGCGGCTGGCCGACGCGGCACTCCGCATGGCGAGCGGCAGGAGACCCGCGGCCACTCCGTAG
- a CDS encoding CheR family methyltransferase — protein MAGTTRTRAGHPWTSTESSITDEEFQAFQELIYRVVGISLGPSKVQLVASRLAKRLRHLGMETYADYYHYLTTEDPGGDELTEMVNCITTNKTSFFREGHHFEFLGGPFLTDLVKASTLGRPRRLDVWSAGCSTGEEPFSIAMTLRDALHGRLGWDAKVLATDVDTDVLQRADEARYSADAMADLPEDMRRRYFLRGVGSCAGSVQLRPEVREMVVVRQVNLADRAWQVRGPFDAIFCRNVLIYFDRPTQQRVVSRFAELLRPGGYLFLGHSENLFGICPAFETVGQTTYRLAGSRSSTPLHRAAHGPSVTVPLGGVSASREPVVLRTVLGSCVAACLFDPVAGVGGMNHFLLPGGEDAEPGSGASATTPPTGHGVGRYGVDAMRLLIAEIVRLGGDRRRLQAKAFGGTEAPWLGHSRTSVPRQNVEFVTSYLRREDIPLVAHQFGSDRPIEVRFSTAGGRAMVRPLGAREMSQVVSDEAGHCNPNSGGGTEPCSYDIAS, from the coding sequence ATGGCCGGCACGACGCGAACCCGTGCCGGCCACCCGTGGACTTCGACCGAGTCCAGCATCACGGATGAGGAGTTCCAGGCCTTCCAGGAACTCATCTATCGCGTGGTCGGCATCTCACTCGGTCCAAGCAAGGTGCAGCTCGTGGCGTCGCGCCTGGCGAAACGGCTGCGGCACCTCGGGATGGAGACATACGCGGACTACTATCACTATCTGACGACGGAGGACCCAGGCGGAGACGAGCTGACCGAGATGGTGAACTGCATCACCACGAACAAGACATCGTTCTTTCGGGAGGGCCATCACTTCGAGTTCCTCGGCGGGCCATTCCTGACCGACCTCGTGAAGGCCTCAACGCTGGGCCGGCCACGCCGACTGGATGTCTGGAGCGCCGGGTGTTCAACCGGCGAGGAGCCGTTCTCGATCGCCATGACGCTGCGCGACGCGCTGCACGGCCGCCTGGGCTGGGACGCGAAGGTCCTGGCGACGGACGTCGACACCGATGTGCTGCAACGGGCCGACGAGGCGCGGTACTCGGCCGACGCCATGGCCGACCTACCAGAGGATATGCGGCGCCGGTACTTCCTCCGCGGCGTGGGGTCGTGCGCCGGCAGCGTCCAGCTGCGGCCCGAGGTGCGCGAGATGGTCGTGGTCCGGCAGGTGAACCTCGCCGACCGGGCCTGGCAGGTCCGCGGCCCGTTCGACGCCATCTTCTGTCGCAACGTCCTCATCTACTTCGATCGGCCGACGCAGCAGCGAGTGGTGTCGCGGTTTGCCGAATTGCTTCGGCCAGGGGGTTACCTCTTCCTTGGCCATTCCGAGAACCTGTTCGGCATCTGCCCTGCGTTCGAGACGGTCGGGCAGACCACCTACCGGCTCGCAGGCAGCCGGTCATCCACACCGCTTCATCGGGCGGCGCACGGCCCGTCGGTCACGGTGCCGCTCGGCGGTGTGTCCGCCAGCCGCGAGCCGGTCGTCCTGCGCACGGTTCTGGGGTCCTGCGTGGCCGCGTGCCTGTTCGACCCGGTCGCAGGAGTCGGCGGCATGAACCATTTCCTGCTCCCGGGTGGCGAAGACGCGGAGCCCGGGTCCGGAGCCTCGGCCACGACTCCACCCACCGGGCACGGCGTCGGGCGCTACGGCGTCGATGCGATGCGGCTCTTGATCGCCGAGATCGTCCGACTCGGCGGCGACCGCAGACGTTTGCAGGCCAAGGCCTTCGGTGGAACGGAGGCACCCTGGCTCGGTCACTCCCGCACCAGCGTGCCGCGCCAGAACGTCGAGTTCGTCACGAGTTACCTGCGGCGTGAGGACATACCGCTCGTGGCCCATCAGTTCGGCAGCGACAGGCCGATCGAGGTCCGGTTCTCCACCGCCGGCGGCCGCGCGATGGTGCGGCCGCTCGGTGCCCGCGAGATGTCGCAGGTCGTGTCGGACGAAGCGGGGCACTGTAATCCGAATTCGGGAGGGGGAACCGAGCCGTGCTCCTACGACATCGCGTCCTGA